A region of the Ranitomeya imitator isolate aRanImi1 chromosome 5, aRanImi1.pri, whole genome shotgun sequence genome:
GAGATATGCGAAGAAGCCTAAGCCAAGGAAACCTGGTTTACCAGGAAGAGCAAATCCGCCATCTTACCCGTAAGGTGGAAAAAGAAGTCAAGGTACCCGTGCCCTATAGAGATAAGAAGATCGCCGCCCTGATGTTACTGAAACACCAAGAGGAGGAGATGTCAATGCAGAGGAAGCTACAAGCCCAGCAAGCCTGGGACGACCTCCGGAGCAAAGAGAAAGTGATCCGAGATGCTCTGATCAAACGCGACTGGACAGATCGACCACAGAACCATAGACGAAGCCCAAGAAGCTCTAAGCTCGATTGGCAACTTGATGCCGTCCGTTATATGACTGCTCAGAATAACAAGGATTGGAAGATGTTGACTCCTGAAGAGAGGATTCTTCTCAAAGATGGCATGAAGAAAGTGCAAGAAGATCTACAGTCGAAGAGGCGACAGCAAGAcatcagagacactggcgggcgtcTACTTGAGGAACGGATGCTGCAAGCCTTCAAGGCTAAGATGATCAAAGACCTTCAGGACAAGAAAAACATCCAAATCAAGAATGATTATGAGAAACTACGACATTCTCGGCTGAAGGAGGTGGCGGACAACCAGGTGAAAGCTGAGGAGCTGTCTAAGAGGATGTCCATGCGGCAGAAGGAGCGCAGGTTCCAGGATATATACGAGCAGATCCAGGAGGAACGTCTTAAGGAAATCCAAAATAAAGCGTCTAGAGAAGAAGCGATGATCGTCATGGCGAAACTCCGGGCAGAACGGCAGGAAAAAGAGCAAATAAATCACAAGAAGATGCTGCTCCAGATAAGCAACCAAAAGACTCGACAGGCGAAAGACACCTTGGGAAAAAGTCTACAGAGTAAATCCGAGCGGATGCGAGAACTGAACATCGTCAAGGAGAAAGCCCACCAGATCCTAAAACAAAAAGTGGAAGAAGACGAAGAAAACCAACGCACACAAATAGCGCATCAGATCAGGATCAAAGACCGGAAAAGTGATAAGCTCCTCAAGGAGAAGGAAGCCACCGTCCAGGAGGGGAAGAAGATCGCCAGGGCCTCCTTCCACATGCGAGATAAAATCCGAGAGCAGACCAAGAGCAGGACATTCGACCAGATGGCCCTGCAGGCCCAGCTAAGTGCCAGCTTTATGAAAAGCCTCCCTTAAAGGAGAGAATGGTGACGAGGTCGGGAAATGGATCCAACTTTGCAGGTGGAGAGAGCCCCGAGAAGTCATTTTCATCTTTTAATAGTCGGATCTTAAACTTCCATGCACATAGAgcaccaaccttttttttttttagacccagAGCTGAAAAATTTTACGTAAATTGACTCCTTGACTTTTAGGATTAGTCGAGACGGCCAAGTGTTAAGATTGAGGCATTTCCTTCGGATTAGTCATGAATGTATCATCTCTGGGGGTTGGACCCCTAGTAATCCTAATTACAGGCCTTCTGCTTTACATCTTTGAATAAACCCTTTTAGGCTGAATTCACAcagctcctttttaaaaaaaaactgcagccgGTTCACTTCAGTTAAAGACACAGCGCCACCTACTTAATTGTGGCTGTGTAAGGTACTTCAGCTCCACTCCGTTACGGCGAATGGCTCTCAGAGACCGGTTGGTGTATAAAAACGTGGCTCTGAACTTCTGTAAGTGGCTGATACCTCAGAACAATAGCATTCCAACTGACAACATCAAAGAGTGTTTTGGGAGGAGAGACATTTATATGACTTTAATTGTTATGAATGTTAAAGGGGAATTCCAACTGaagccaatagtgatgagcgaacgcgcgcagatgaggtgttatctgagcatgctcgggtgctaaatcGAGTGACTTtaccgtgcttgaaaaatatgtttgagcccctgcggctgcatgtctcgcggctgttcaacatcctgtttgttaggaaatccctgcatgtgttgtggttgtcAAACAGCCGCAGgggctcaaacatatttttcaaccacccacaagtcactcggttagcacctgagcatgctcagataacaccttatccgggcAATTTGATTTGTGCTGTCCTGGTTCGTGGTACAATCCGGTCATCCGTGGCAGCTGGTCTTCACTTTTCTTGGCACACCGGGTGCTTCTGCCACTTTCTTTGGACCCTTGATATCATGACGTCACGTGAGGCCTAGTCAGTAGACGTCATGCGACATCTTGGGGTCTAGGAGGCGCACAGGATGCCGGACGTGAAGGGGAGACTGGCTCCCATGGAGGACCGGATTGGACCTTTTTGGTGTATCGAAGCCTTATGCCATTTTTCTCGGCAGCTCAGTCCCTGTAACTGGAATGGGACTATGGTGTCCCAGGTTGCAGTACCATGGACGACCACTACTAAAAGTTTGGCGCTCTGGCTGGTAATGAATGTAGGGGAGGCAGTTCTATTATAATGGCTTCTATGCTGTTATTTACCGTATGAGCCGCCGTGACCATTGATTTGTATCGAACCGTTTTCAGCACAAGCAAAACCCAACAAATAAGAGCAGTAATTACTGCAAGCCGGAGCCCAAACATATAGACGAGCCGTATATCTGTATGTGAGCACAGTACCGTCATGGGCGCCGCAGCGATTCCATGTCTACATTCCCTTCTAGTGATATTCCGTTTCACTGCAGGCTGTAAAGTGAGGCGGTTCTCTTTAGTTTATAGCCTAATCTGACATCTAGTGGACAATAATGAGCACTGCAATAATTATAATATGCACTGTTTTAAGAAATAATTTTGTTTCACTGTAGGCTGTAAAGTGAGACAGTTCTGTTTTAGGCTGTAACCTtatatactgacatctagtggacaATGGTGAGTACTGCAATAATTAGATATATAATTAGTGACTCTACAATCCCTTCTAGAAGTATTATTCCGTTTCACTGCAGGCTGTAAAGTGAGACAGTTCTGTTTTATTCAATAGCTTgatatactgacatctagtggacaATAATGAGCACTGCAGTACATTAGATTTCCTATTTATATGTAGTAaataacacatatatatggcacacatgaAGGTTTAGATGTTTTTAGACATT
Encoded here:
- the CCDC185 gene encoding coiled-coil domain-containing protein 185, producing the protein MEGGRRSPSLHLDLTNFEDGGDSRYVLTSPHSLEACARLGVRPVDLLYKSYGEVREEKPGASSHEVREMYEAHEMERQRKKRQCQELRKSLMESAWSQEQHVQPSTACRDPRDPATRNHKDPTTSNAQNHRDPAGQNSLNHRDPTNRNHQDPAIHSPRDQQDHSTQNHRDPTGQNPPNLRDPTIQNYQDPTIHNPWDPQDSTSQNPWNHQDPAIHSPRDQQDHSTQNHRDPTGQNPPNHRDPTIQNYQDPTIHNPWDPQDSTSQNPWNHQDPAIHSPRDQQDHSTQSHRDTRTQNRDPTTHKLWYHRDITAHKPWNHRGTTTSPDHWDYLEVKRTTSRRDPYTLASSPSQWDSYNLVTSPNRWDSYNFATSPNPATTGHRGEGDMRRSLSQGNLVYQEEQIRHLTRKVEKEVKVPVPYRDKKIAALMLLKHQEEEMSMQRKLQAQQAWDDLRSKEKVIRDALIKRDWTDRPQNHRRSPRSSKLDWQLDAVRYMTAQNNKDWKMLTPEERILLKDGMKKVQEDLQSKRRQQDIRDTGGRLLEERMLQAFKAKMIKDLQDKKNIQIKNDYEKLRHSRLKEVADNQVKAEELSKRMSMRQKERRFQDIYEQIQEERLKEIQNKASREEAMIVMAKLRAERQEKEQINHKKMLLQISNQKTRQAKDTLGKSLQSKSERMRELNIVKEKAHQILKQKVEEDEENQRTQIAHQIRIKDRKSDKLLKEKEATVQEGKKIARASFHMRDKIREQTKSRTFDQMALQAQLSASFMKSLP